In the genome of Sciurus carolinensis chromosome 3, mSciCar1.2, whole genome shotgun sequence, one region contains:
- the Unc119 gene encoding protein unc-119 homolog A, with amino-acid sequence MKVKKGGGGDGTGTEPAPGASGTSVEPTPEPRAESESGSESEPEAGPGPRPGPLQGKQPIGPEDVLGLQRITGDYLCSPEENIYKIDFVRFKIRDMDSGTVLFEIKKPPASERLPINRRDLDPNAGRFVRYQFTPAFLRLRQVGATVEFTVGDKPVNNFRMIERHYFRNQLLKSFDFHFGFCIPSSKNTCEHIYDFPPLSEELISEMIRHPYETQSDSFYFVDDRLVMHNKADYSYSGTP; translated from the exons ATGAAGGTGAAGAAGGGCGGCGGTGGGGACGGAACGGGAACAGAGCCCGCTCCAGGGGCTTCGGGCACGAGCGTGGAACCCACGCCGGAGCCGCGGGCGGAATCCGAATCTGGGTCTGAGTCGGAGCCGGAGGCAGGCCCGGGGCCCAGGCCGGGGCCGCTGCAGGGAAAGCAGCCCATCGGGCCGGAGGACGTGCTGGGGCTGCAGCGCATCACCGGCG ACTACCTGTGCTCCCCTGAGGAGAATATCTACAAGATCGACTTTGTCAGGTTCAAGATCCGGGACATGGACTCAGGCACTGTCCTCTTTGAAATCAAGAAGCCCCCCGCCTCAG AGCGGTTGCCCATCAATCGGCGGGACCTGGATCCCAATGCTGGACGCTTTGTCCGCTACCAGTTCACGCCTGCCTTCCTCCGCCTGAGGCAGGTGGGAGCCAC GGTGGAGTTCACAGTGGGAGACAAGCCAGTCAACAACTTCCGAATGATTGAGAGGCACTACTTCCGCAACCAGCTACTCAAAAGCTTTGACTTCCACTTTGGTTTCTGCATCCCCAGCAGCAAGAACACATGCGAGCACATCTATGACTTCCCCCCTCTCTCTGAGGAGCTGA TCAGCGAGATGATTCGTCACCCATATGAGACACAGTCTGACAGCTTCTACTTCGTGGATGACCGGCTGGTGATGCACAATAAAGCAGACTATTCCTACAGTGGGACACCCTGA